Genomic window (Spirochaetota bacterium):
CTAAAAATAATGAAACATTAACCTTACTTGATGATTCAACAGTTGCTCTCTCTCCAGATGATCTCGTAATTTGTGATGAAGAAAAAATACTTGCTCTTGCTGGTATTATGGGTGGATTAGATTCTGGGGTAACAGAACATTCCACAAAAATTTATCTTGAAGTGGCTAGTTTTAATGGTGTTTGGATTAGAAGATCGGCAAAGCGTCTTGGTATTAAAACAGAATCTTCTTTACGATTTGAAAAACATATTACTTCAGAACTTGTTCCTTTAGCACAACAAAATATTTGTGAAATAATTACTCAACATTTACCTCAAACTACTATTTCTAGTACTTCTGATATTTCTCAAGCAGAACATAAGCAAGAAACTATATCCGTATCTCCTCAAGAAATTCGCGATTATTTAGGTGCTCCAGATATTAAAGATGATTTTATGAAAAAAGTAATTATTGATATTGGTTGCACATGTGATAGCTCCAACCAAAAATGGGATATCACGCCTAGTGGAGAGCGTCATGATCTCAATATCAAAGAAGATATCATGGAAGAAATCGCTAGATTTTATGGTTATGACAAAATTCCTAGTACTACTTATAGACCATCTAGTATTCAACTTAATCCTGAGAAATCTTTTGATGAAAAAATACGCCCTATTCTTCGTGGAATGGGATTAAGTGAAGCTGTCACTATGGTTTTTCGCTCTGTAGAACAACAAAATTTTTATGGACTTTCTCAAATTAATACCGTAACTATTCTCAATCCTCTGAATACAGAATGGACAGAATTGAGAACACATTTATTTGATGGACTTTTAGAATCATTAAAAACAAATGTATCCAAAGCTTTTGAAAAAAATATTGCTCTTTCTGAAATTGCTTCTGTGTTTTCTAAAAAAAACAAAGACTCAGCTGAAGATTTTTGTGAACAAAAAATATTATCCTTTGTCATTAGTAATGAAAATAATCCTTATCAAAAAGCATTAAATATTCTTAATAATATCGTTCAATATGCTAAAATACCATCTATCAAAGCACAGCGAATTAATGCGGATAATTACGCTTTTTTACACCCACTTAATGCTTTTGAAATAATCATCAATGATAAAGTTATAGGATTTTTTGGAGAAATTCATCCTTCATTAGTAGAAAAAATAAATATCTCCGACAAAAAAGATTTTCCATCGCCTGTTGTTTGTGAAATTTCATTTGATACCCTCAAACAATATGCTGAAATCTTTAACACTGTGAATAGAATTAATGATCTACCTCCTGTATTTAGAGATATCACTTTGTCAGTAGATAGCGATGTGCTAGGTATTAATCTTTGTGAAGAATTAAAAAACAAAAATCCTCTAATCAAAGATATA
Coding sequences:
- the pheT gene encoding phenylalanine--tRNA ligase subunit beta, whose amino-acid sequence is MKMTVSYEWLCDLVQDLDQKSPEEIGLALTALGAETEDISVLNYGSNIELAMITDIELLNKLSKVTITIGNKTYTTVSNSPHLKKNNYVLFASIGTTIFGNITVSIHEIEGVKTEGLLLALENLGIENKSNDIAHLGDDKEIAQELFKTYCKQDAIYILDVPGNRADWLSIRGLARALAISFDLSLKSYTYNFTPKGTCDIKFDIQSDRCFRYSLTTISNITSCKTPIYLQKRLLLLGMRPINYLVDISNIIMLETGQPAHVFDASKIKGSIIIRQAKNNETLTLLDDSTVALSPDDLVICDEEKILALAGIMGGLDSGVTEHSTKIYLEVASFNGVWIRRSAKRLGIKTESSLRFEKHITSELVPLAQQNICEIITQHLPQTTISSTSDISQAEHKQETISVSPQEIRDYLGAPDIKDDFMKKVIIDIGCTCDSSNQKWDITPSGERHDLNIKEDIMEEIARFYGYDKIPSTTYRPSSIQLNPEKSFDEKIRPILRGMGLSEAVTMVFRSVEQQNFYGLSQINTVTILNPLNTEWTELRTHLFDGLLESLKTNVSKAFEKNIALSEIASVFSKKNKDSAEDFCEQKILSFVISNENNPYQKALNILNNIVQYAKIPSIKAQRINADNYAFLHPLNAFEIIINDKVIGFFGEIHPSLVEKINISDKKDFPSPVVCEISFDTLKQYAEIFNTVNRINDLPPVFRDITLSVDSDVLGINLCEELKNKNPLIKDIEFVSVFQNDKLKELNKKNISLRMRFESIHNLNTQEIDQFIQELLK